The genomic region GATGGCGACGATGGACATCATCAAGCTCAACGGTGCCGAGCCCGCCAACTTCCTCGACGTCGGCGGCGGAGCTTCGAAGGAGAAGGTCACCGCTGCCTTCAAGATCATCCTGTCCGATCCGCGGGTCGAAGGCATCCTGGTCAACATCTTCGGCGGGATCATGCGCTGCGACATCATTGCGGAGGGTATCGTCGCGGCCGCCCGCGAGATGGACATCAAGGTTCCGCTCGTCGTCCGCCTCGAAGGCACGAACGTCCAGCAGGGCAAGGACATCCTCGCGTCCAGCGGGCTCGCAATCATCCCAGCTGACGACCTCGGCGACGCCGCACGCAAGGTCGTCGCGCAAGTGAAGCAGGCGGTCCCTGCTTGAGTGGGGATTTGCATTCCGGCCAGTGCCGATGCGGCGCCGTCCGTATCCAGGCATCGGGCGCTCCGCTCATCACGATGGCTTGCCATTGCACAGGCTGCCAGCGAATGACGGGAGGAGCATTCTCCCTGAGCAGCTTCTATCCGGCGGACCGCTTTACGGTGACCGATGGCAGAACGGTTCGCGGCGGCCTGAAGGCCGGTCCGGACCATCAGTTCTGCCCCGAGTGCATGAGCTGGATGTTCACGACCGCCAAGGAAATCGAGGGCTTCGTCAACGTGCGCTCGTCAATGTTCGACGACGCGAAGAAGCACAGGCCTTACGTCGAGATGTTCCTGGCCGAGGCCATGCCGGGCGCAACGTCCGGAGCAGTTCGCTCTTACGAAGGCTTTCCCAAGGAAAACGAGTTCCCCGGGCTGATCGCGGATTATGCCGAGTGGGATGGAAGGATGATGGCATGAAACTTCTCGTCGCGGTCAAGCGCGTGATCGACTTCAACGTGAAGCCGCGGGTCAAGATGGACGGCTCCGGAGTAGACCTCGCCAACGTCAAGATGAGCATGAACCCGTTCGACGAGATCGCCGTCGAGGAAGCCATCCGGCTGAAGGAAAAGGGTGTCGCCACCGAGATTGTTGCGGTGTCGATCGGTCCGGCGAAGGCGCAGGAGACATTGAGAACCGCGCTGGCGATGGGGGCCGATCGCGCGATCCTCGTGCAGACCGACGAAGAGGTGGAGCCGCTCGGAGTCGCCAAGATCCTCGCGAAGATCGCCGAGGAGGAAAAGCCCGAGATGATCGTTCTGGGCAAGCAGGCAATCGACGACGACAATAATGCGACCGGCCAGATGCTGGCCGCATTGCTCGGCTGGCCGCAGGGCACATTCGCGTCGAAGGTCGAGGCCGGCGATGGCAAGGTGAAGGTCACCCGCGAAGTCGACGGCGGGCTCGAGACCGAGGAGCTGAAGGTGCCTGCGGTCGTCACCACCGACCTCCGTCTCAACGAGCCGCGCTACGCGTCGCTGCCCAACATCATGAAGGCCAAGTCTAAGCCGCTTGCGACCAAGACTCCGGACGAGCTTGGAGTCGACATCGGGCGGCGGCTGGAAGTCCTGAAGGTAGCCGAGCCGCCCAAGCGCCAGGCGGGAATCAAGGTCGGGTCGGTCGACGAGCTTGTCGAGCGCCTCAAGGGCATGGGGATTGCGAAATGAGCGTACTCGTACTCGTCGAGCATGACGGAAAAAGCGTCCGCGACGCGACCCTCGCCACCGTCACCGCGGCCTCGAAGCTTGGCGAAGTCCATGCGTTGGTCGTCGGGGCCAACGTCGCCTCGGTGGCCGACGAAGCGGGGAAGATCGCCGGCGTGTCCAAGGTTCTCCTCGCCGATGCCGCTCACCTCGATCACGAGCTTCCCGAGGAAGTGGCGCCGGTCGCTGCAAAGCTGATCGCGGGCTATGACGCGTTCGTGGTCCCCGCGACGACGACGGGCAAGAACATCGCGCCGCGTGTCGCTGCATTGCTCGACGTGATGCAGATCACCGACATCCTCTCCGTCGAAGGGCCCGACACCTTCACTCGCCCGATCTACGCAGGCAACGCCATTGCGACGGTCAAGTCGAGCGATGCCAAGAAGGTGATCACCGTCCGAACGACGGCGTTCGAAAAGGCGGCGCGCGAGGGCGGAAGTGCAAGCGTCGAGAAGGTCGACGGCGGGCAGCCCGCGGGCCTCAGCAGCTTCGTCGGTCTCGAGGCATCCGAGAGCGAGCGGCCGGAACTGACCAGCGCCAAGGTCATCGTCTCGGGCGGCCGAGCGTTCGGATCGAGCGGCGACTTCCACAAGCTCCTCGACCCGCTCGCCGACAAGCTCGGCGCGGCGGTGGGAGCAAGCCGCGCCGCGGTCGACGCGGGCTATGCCCCCAACGACTACCAGGTCGGCCAGACCGGCAAGATCGTCGCCCCCGAAGTCTACATCGCCATCGGCATTTCAGGCGCGATCCAGCACCTCGCAGGAATGAAGGATTCGAAGGTCATCGTTGCCATCAACAAGGACGAGGAAGCCCCGATCTTCCAGGTGGCGGACATCGGCCTGGTCGGCGATCTGTTCAAGATCGTCCCGGAGCTGACCGAAAAGCTTTAAAAACCGCTCAGGAATTCGGCGACGTTGGCGCCGAGTGCCTCGACCGCATAGCCGCCTTCCATCAGCACTAGCGTCGGCAGACCGGCGCTCGCGATCCGGGTGGAAATCGATCGGTAATCGGCGGTTTCGAGCTGGAAATGGCTGATCGGATCGCCGCCCCACGTGTCGGCTCCGAACGACACGATCAGAAGGTCGGGCGCTGAATTGCCTAGCCCATCGAGCGCTGTGCCGAGTGCCCGTTCGTACTCCGGCCAGCGGGTCCCGCGTACCAGCGGAAGATTGAGATTGGCGCCCGCCCCGTCACCCTCTCCAGTTTCGTCGGCGCGACCCCAGAAGAAGGGATAATCGGTCGCTGGGTCAGCGTGGATCGAGGCGAAGAAGACGTCGGAGCGCGAGTAGAAGATGTCCTGCGTCCCGTTGCCATGGTGATAGTCCACATCGAGGATTGCGACGCGCTCGCGGCCGCTCGCAAGCGCGGCTTCGGCGGCGATTGCCGCATTGTTCAGGTAACAATAGCCGCCGAAATAATCCGACCCGGAGTGGTGGCCCGGTGGCCGGCACAGGCCGAAGGCGCCGCCCTCGTCGAGCGTAGCATGAAGCGCGGCGAGCGCGGTCTGCGCGCTCCAGTAAGCGGCCTCCCACGTCCCCGGCCCGATGGGCGACGACGTATCGAACCCGTAATAGCCGAGCGATGCGTCGATCCTGTCGAACGCCTGCGGCCGGCGGCGCACGATCGGGAAGCTGTACGGGAAGGCGTCGCCTTCGCGGCCGGCCGTCACCCACTGCTCATGAGCTGACCGGAGGAAGTCGAGGTAATCCGCCGAATGTACGCGCTGCAGCGGCTCAATTCCGCGATCGTCAGGCAATTCGGTTGCGCCGATGGCGTCCAGCATCGCGTCGATGCGCCCGCGATGCTCCGCCGCGGCGTGCATCTTCCCATTGAAGAATTCTCCCTGCGGAACATGCGCCCGCTGCCGCTCATCCCAGAAGCATCGCATCAGCCCGCCTCACCCTGCGTCCCGCCCTCGAAATCCCCTGCGAAAATCTCTCGCGCTTCTGCGCGGTCGTCCTCGGCGACGAACGGCTTGGAGAAGTAGAGGACTGCCCATCCTGCCAGCCCGGCGAGGAGCGACCCGACGATCGTGCCCAGCCTGGCCGAATCGACGAGGTCGGGATCGTTGAACGCAAGCGCTCCGATGAACAGGCTCATGGTGAAGCCTACGCCGGTCAAAAGCGCCGCACCGTAAATCTGGATCCACGGTGTCGAGGGCTTGCGAGTCGCGATCCCGAGCCTCACCATCAGCCAGATCGAGCCGAAAACGCCGGCCTGCTTGCCGATGAAAAGGCCGGCGATAATGGCCAGCGGCACGGGCTGCAGCACCTCGCCGAAGCCGCCTATGTGGACGCCGGCGCTGGCGAGTCCGAAGAGCGGCATGATCCCAAGCATCACCCATGGGTGAATCGCATGTTCGAGACGCTTGAGCGGCGACTGCTCCTCGCCTCGGCCGAGAGGAATCGTCAGCGCGGCAAGCACGCCCGAGATGGTCGCATGCACGCCGCTTGCGAGCATCGCGACCCACAGCGCTACGAACGCGATCATATAGGGAAAAAGGCGACGCACTCCGAGCAGGTTCATCATCGCCATCAGCCCGACGATTGCGACGGCTGCCGCGATGGCGAAGGCATCGAGACTCGCGGTGTAGACGAGTGCGATGATGATCACCGCACCGATGTCGTCGATGACTGCGATTGCGACGAGGACGAGCTTCAGCGAGGGGTTGGCGCTCTTGCCCAGCAGAGCCAGGATTCCGACCGCGAACGCAATGTCGGTCGCCGACGGTATCGCCCAGCCGCGGATCACCGCCGGATCGGCCCCGGTGACCGCGAGATAAACCATCGCTGGGACCGCCATTCCCGCCGCGGCCGCTATGATCGGCAGACGTCGCTCGGCCGCGGTCGACAAGCGCCCGTCATACCACTCGCGCTTCACCTCCAGCCCGACGAGCAGGAAGAAAACGGCCATTAATCCGTCGGCGATCCATTCGTGAAGCGAGAGGACGCCAAGACGCGGAAGCGCGGGTCCGAGCCTCGTTTCGAGCAGCGAGTGATAGGGACCGGCAAGGCCGCTGTTGGCGATCAGCAGAGCCGCCGCCGCCGCTGCCATCAGGAAGATCCCAGCGAGTTTCTCTCGGCTCTGAACCTCGTCCGGACCGCTTGCCATCCAAGCGTTCTAGCCGGGCGCGCCACGATGGAAAGGCCCGCCGCCCATCAGTGGTACGGCGGGCCTTTCCATCGATGGAGACCAGCACCTAGCTGGCGTGCTCGGGCTTACCCTTGCGCTTGGTCGACGCCATCTTGTGGAGCTCTTTTTCGCTCATCGACATCATCGACTTCGACGCGCCCTTCAGTTCGCTCTTGGGCGTATCGCCGCGCTTCGCCGACAAAGCGGCACCGGCGGCCTTTTGCTGCGCTTTCGATTTGGCAGGCATGGCGTTTCTCCTCTGCGGGTTAAACGCTCGAGCCCTTCCCAGGCTTCCTCAGAATGCGATGTTGCGGGTGATCAGCCAGACGGATGCCTGCCGATGCCAGACCGTGAGAAAACGGCCAAGCGACTTCTTCGTCACGCCCGCATCGGTTTTCACGGTCGCCGAGGCCGATCCCCATTCGTAGACGTCATCGGCATCGGCGGCGACGCGGCCGTCGCTTCTCGCCGATGCTTCCAGAATCCGCGCGCTCTTCGGACGCGCGGCGTACATCGCCCGGATCGCTGCCTTGCCGACGGTCACCTTCCCGTCCGGGCCGATGAAGATCCCGTCCTCCGCATAAGGAGCGCTCAGCGCATCCGGATCGCCCGACACTACCGCCGTGCCCCATTCCGAGTTGGCGCGGTCGATGAAAGGTGCGGCCTGAGCGACGACGGGATCGACTTGCGGCGCTGTAGCGAGAGCCGGGAACGTTGCGGCCAGCAGGCCGGGAAGGAGGATTGCGTGCTTCATGCCAGGAACTCCACGCGGGGACTCGGGGACGCCGGCGTGCCTCACCCACTCCCGAAATGCAAAATGCCCTGCTAGAGCCAGCGGCCGATGGCAGACGATACCACCCGCGACACGCCCGAAGGCATTCGCCTCAAAGCGGTCTACCGGCCTGAGGATTCCGCGGGGATCGATAGCGGCCTGCCCGGGCAGCCGCCTTATACGCGCGGCCCTTATGCGACGATGTACGCCGGCCGGCCTTGGACGATCCGCCAATATGCGGGGTTCTCGACCGCGGAAGAATCGAACGCCTTCTATCGCCGCAACCTGAAGGCCGGACAGAAGGGCCTCAGCGTCGCCTTCGATCTCGCCACCCACCGCGGCTACGACAGCGACAATCCGCGCGTCGCCGGCGATGTCGGAATGGCGGGCGTCGCAATCGATAGCGTCGAGGACATGAAGCTGCTGTTCGACGGAATCCCGCTCGACACGATGAGCGTGTCGATGACCATGAACGGCGCGGTGCTTCCCATCATGGCCTTCTTCATCGTCGCCGGCGAGGAACAGGGCGTCCCCCACGACAAGCTCAACGGCACGATCCAGAACGACATTTTGAAGGAGTTCGCGGTCCGCAACACCTACATCTACCCGCCCGAGCCAAGCATGCGGATCGTCGCCGACGTGATCGCTTATTGCGCCCGCGAGATGCCGAAGTTCAATTCGATCTCGATCAGCGGCTATCACATGCACGAGGCCGGGGCGACGGCGGTGCAGGAGCTTGCCTACACGCTGGCCGACGGCATGGAATATGTCCGTGTCGCGCAGTCGCAGGGCCTGGAGATCGACGAATTCGCGGGCCGGCTGAGCTTCTTTTTCGGCATCGGAATGAACCTATTCATGGAGGTCGCGAAGCTGCGCGCCGCGCGGACGCTCTGGCACCGGATCATGACGGACCTTGGAGCCAAGACCGACCGGTCGAAGATGCTCCGGACGCATTGCCAGACATCGGGCGTGAGCCTGACCGAGCAGGACGCGTACAACAACATCGTGCGGACTACGATCGAGGCGCTGGCGGCCGTGCTCGGCGGCACGCAGTCGCTGCACACCAACAGCTTTGACGAAGCCATCGCGCTGCCGACCGATTTCAGCGCGCGGATCGCCCGCAACACGCAGCTGATCCTCGCCGAGGAGAGCGGCGTGACAGCGGTCGCCGACCCGCTCGGCGGAAGCTGGTACGTCGAGAAGCTGACTCGAGAGCTCGAGGAAAAAGCCTGGGCTTTGATCGAGGAGGTCGAGGCGCATGGCGGGATGACCAAGGCGGTCGCGGAAGGCCTGCCGAAGCATCGCATCGAGGAGGCCGCAGCAGCGCGCGCGGCGAAGGTCGATACGGGCGAGACGGTGATCGTTGGCGTCAACCGTTACCAGCCGGAAAACGAGCCCGAGCACGACATCCTCGAGGTCGACAATGCGAAGGTGCGCGCCGGCCAGATCGCGCGGCTGGAGAAGGTGCGCGCGAACCGCGATGAGGGCCAGGTTCGCGCGGCGCTGGATGCGCTCGAAGCCGGCGCGAGGGGCGATGGGAATTTGCTGGCGCTCAGCGTCGAGGCGGCGCGGGCGCGGGCCACTCTGGGCGAGATTTCCGATGCGCTGGAGCGCGCGTTCGGCCGCTACGATACGGTGCCCGAGCCGGTGCGCGGGATCTACGGCAAGGCGCGCGGCGACGCGCGTTGGAAGGCCGCCGAGCAGGGGACGCAATCGGTCGCTCAGCGCCTCGGCCGACGCCCGCGAATTCTCGTCGCCAAGATGGGGCAGGACGGGCATGATCGAGGCGCGAACCTCGTCTCCTCGGCCTTTACCGATTTGGGCTTCGATGTGATCCCAGGTCCACTGTTCCAGACCCCACGCGAAACCGCCGAGATGGCGGTCGCGAAGGACGTCGACGTCGTGGGCGCGAGCTCGCTCGCCGCTGGCCACCGGACCCTCATCCCGGAGATGATCGAGGCGCTCAAGGAGATGGGCCGCGCCGACATCAAGGTGGTCGCGGGCGGGGTCATCCCGCCGCAGGATTATGCCGCGCTTCGAGCCGCGGGTGTCCAAGCGATCTTCGGCCCCGGTACCAACCTCGCCGACGCCGCCGACGAAGTGCTTCGCCTGCTCGGCCACAACCGCCCGCCGCTGGATGAGGCGGCGGAGTGACGAAGCGCATCGCCGTCACTGCTGCAGTAACTTTGTTGGTTTGGTTCGCTTGGTGGTTCTTTGGCGTCATGCTCGTCTGGTCGCTGTTCGCCGTCTCGCCTGCCGTTGCTGACATTGCCGGCGTGGTCTGGTGGATAGGTGTTGTTGCTATCCCACCGCTGGTCTGGCTCAGATTTAAACATGTTCAGTAAAATCCTGACCGCCAATCGCGACGAGGCAGCCGAATGAATCCGTCCGCCGGTGCGAGCTTCACGGCCATCGCATTGATGATGATCGTCGTCGGCATGGGCATTCCCGTCACGGCCGCGCTCAACGCTGGGCTCGGCACGCACATCCAGAGTCCCGTCACGGCGAGCGTGATCCTGTTCGCGGTCGGCCTGGTGATGACCGCGCTGGTCCTCGCGTTCGTCGGGCTGCCGTCGCGCGGAGTCTTCACGGGCCTTTCCCCCTGGTATTATCTCGCGGCGCTCGGCGTCGTTTTCTACGTCCTGTCCGTGACCTGGTCGGCGCCGAAGATCGGTGTCGGCAACGCGATCTTCTTCGTCCTGCTGGGCCAGCTAGTCGCCGCCGCGATCATCGATCATTTCGGCCTGTTCGGAGCGGTGAAATCTACGCTGACCATGCAGCGCGGTATCGGGCTGGTCGTAATGGCGGTCGGCGTCTACCTGGCTAAGAAGCCGGTATGAACCGGATCGCGATTGCGCTCCTTGCACTCTGCATAGCAGGTTCCGCGCAGTCGCAGCCGGCGACGCCGCCGGAGCCGATCGTCATCGGCAATTCGCTGCATCTGAAATCGAGCGCGCTCGGCGAAGACCGCACGATCAACGTCGTTCTTCCGGCGAGCTATTGGAAGGAAACGGTGAAGCGCTTTCCGGTACTCTACCTGATCGACGGCGGGGTCGATCAGGACCTGCTCCACGTCGCCGGAGTGCTCCAGCTCAACTCCGCCTGGGGCCGCTCGAGCGAAGCGATATTGGTCGGCATCGCGACCAAGGACCGTCGACGCGAACTGACCGGAGTCACGCACGATCCGGAGCTGCTGAAGAAATATCCGACGGCCGGATCGTCGGCTAAGTTCCGCGCCTTCATCCGCGACGAGGTCAAGCCGCTGGTAGAGCGATCCTACCGCACCAACGGCTATGACGCGGTCATCGGCGAGTCGCTCGCTGGCTTGTTCATCCTCGAAACCTATGCCGACGAGCCGGGCCTGTTCGACGCCTATGGCGCGATCAGCCCCAGCCTGTGGTGGGACAAGGAGGCGCTGTCGAAGCGCGTAGCCCCGACGCTTGGCTCGCGGCAGGAAGGCCGGCGTCTCTATTTCGCCGTCGCCGACGAAGGGGCCGAGATGCGCGCCGCCGACGACCGCGTTGCCGCCGCGTTGAAGGCAAAAGCCCGCGGCTGGTGCTTCAACGTGCGCAACGACCTTGCCCATTCGACGATTTACCAGCAGTTGACGCCGCAGGCTCTGCAGTTCCTTCTGCCGCCGGCAGAGGCGCCGCCACCCGAGTTCGGTTTCGAGGTCCAATGTTCTCAAAGATCCTGATCGCCAACCGCGGCGAGATTGCGTGCCGGGTGATGCGCACGGCGAAGCGCATGGGCATCAAGACGGTCGCCGTTTATTCCGATGCCGACGCTCGCGCGCCGCACGTGCTGATGGCGGACGAGGCGGTGCGGATCGGCCCGCCGCCAGCATCCGAATCCTACCTCAAGGCCGAGCTGATCATCGACGCGTGCAAGGCGACGGGCGCCGAGGCGGTGCATCCGGGCTACGGCTTCCTTTCGGAACGCGAGAGCTTCGCCAAGGCGCTCAAGAAAGCCGGGATCACCTTCATCGGCCCCCCGCCCAAGGCCATTGCCGCGATGGGCGACAAGATCGAGTCGAAGAAGCTGGCTAGAGATGCGGGCGTCAACATCGTCCCCGGCTATCTCGACGACATCACCACCACCAAGGACGCGCTGAAGATCGCCAAGGACATCGGCTATCCGGTGATGATGAAGGCGTCGGCCGGCGGCGGCGGCAAGGGCATGCGGCTCGCCTGGAACGAGACCGACGTCCGCGAAGGCTTCGACAGCGTGAAGCGCGAGGGGCTCAACAGCTTCGGCGACGACCGCGTGTTCATCGAGAAGTTCATCGAGCAGCCGCGTCATATCGAGATCCAGGTGCTCGGCGACCAGCACGGCAACGTCCTCTATCTGGGCGAGCGCGAATGCTCGATTCAGCGCCGCCATCAGAAGGTGGTCGAGGAAGCGCCGTCGCCGTTCGTCACGCCCGAAATGCGCCGGGCGATGGGCGAACAGGCGGTCGCCCTCGCCAAGGCTGTCGGATATTACTCGGCGGGCACGGTCGAGCTGATCGTCTCCGGCGCCGACCCGACCGGCAAGAGCTTCTACTTCCTGGAGATGAACACCCGACTCCAGGTCGAGCATCCGGTGACCGAGGAAGTGACTGGCCTCGACCTGGTCGAGCAGATGATCCGCGTCGCGGCCGGCGAGAAGCTCGCCTTCAGCCAGGACGACGTGAAGCTCGACGGCTGGGCTGTGGAAACGCGAGTCTATGCCGAGGACCCGTACCGCGGGTTCCTTCCCAGCACCGGGCGACTGACCCGCTACACGCGGCCTGCCCGCGCGGACGGCGACATCAGGGTCCGCGTCGACGACGGGGTCACCGAAGGCTCCGAGATCAGCATGTTCTACGACCCGATGGTTGCCAAGCTGATCACCTGGGGACCAAACCGCGAAGCCGCCATCGACGCGCAGATCGCGGCGCTCGACGCGTTCGAGCTCGACGGCATCGGCGACAATGTCGACTTTCTCACGGCGCTGATGCAGCACCCGCGCTATCGGTCGGGCGACATCACCACCAACTTCATCGCCGAGGAATATCCGGAAGGATTCACCGGCGCTCCGGCGAACGCGGAACTGCTGTCCGACATTGCGGTGATCGGCGGAATGATCGGGGCGATCAGCGATGAACGCGCCGCGGGTGTCGACCATCAGCTTGGCCCACCGGTCGTGCCGCCCTCCGAGCGGGTTGTCATCGTCGACGGCGATCAGCACAAGGTGCGGATCAAGCCCTATGAGGGCGGGACGCTCGCGGTCGTGAACGGCGGCGAGCTGATCGACGTGATCGCTCGCTGGTCCCCGGGACAACGGCTGTTGTCCGCAAGCATCGACGGCCGGATGCGCACCGTGAAGGTGATGAAGAACGGCCGCGGCTGGACGCTCAACACTCGCGGCGCGAGCCACAGGGTCCAGGTGCTTCCGCCGCACGTCGCCGAGCTTTCGAAGCACATGATCGAAAAGCCGGCGCCGGACCTGTCGCGGCTTTTGCTCGCGCCGATGCCGGGGCTGCTCACGAAGCTCGACGTCGCGGTCGGCGACAAGGTCGAGCCGGGCCAGCCGGTCGCGGTGATGGAAGCGATGAAGATGGAGAATATCCTCCGAGCGCCCAAGGCGGCGACGGTCAAGGCGACCCCGGCCATGGCCGGCGACAGCCTCGCGGTCAATCAGGTCATCGTTGAGTTTGAGTGAGCGCGAACCAACTACTGTCGCTCGCGGCTTTCTTGGCTATGTCGGTCACAGCGTTTAAGCGGCTGCGTCCTGGAGAACCTCCGG from Sphingomonas anseongensis harbors:
- a CDS encoding DUF3008 family protein, translated to MPAKSKAQQKAAGAALSAKRGDTPKSELKGASKSMMSMSEKELHKMASTKRKGKPEHAS
- the scpA gene encoding methylmalonyl-CoA mutase — encoded protein: MADDTTRDTPEGIRLKAVYRPEDSAGIDSGLPGQPPYTRGPYATMYAGRPWTIRQYAGFSTAEESNAFYRRNLKAGQKGLSVAFDLATHRGYDSDNPRVAGDVGMAGVAIDSVEDMKLLFDGIPLDTMSVSMTMNGAVLPIMAFFIVAGEEQGVPHDKLNGTIQNDILKEFAVRNTYIYPPEPSMRIVADVIAYCAREMPKFNSISISGYHMHEAGATAVQELAYTLADGMEYVRVAQSQGLEIDEFAGRLSFFFGIGMNLFMEVAKLRAARTLWHRIMTDLGAKTDRSKMLRTHCQTSGVSLTEQDAYNNIVRTTIEALAAVLGGTQSLHTNSFDEAIALPTDFSARIARNTQLILAEESGVTAVADPLGGSWYVEKLTRELEEKAWALIEEVEAHGGMTKAVAEGLPKHRIEEAAAARAAKVDTGETVIVGVNRYQPENEPEHDILEVDNAKVRAGQIARLEKVRANRDEGQVRAALDALEAGARGDGNLLALSVEAARARATLGEISDALERAFGRYDTVPEPVRGIYGKARGDARWKAAEQGTQSVAQRLGRRPRILVAKMGQDGHDRGANLVSSAFTDLGFDVIPGPLFQTPRETAEMAVAKDVDVVGASSLAAGHRTLIPEMIEALKEMGRADIKVVAGGVIPPQDYAALRAAGVQAIFGPGTNLADAADEVLRLLGHNRPPLDEAAE
- a CDS encoding GFA family protein, translated to MACHCTGCQRMTGGAFSLSSFYPADRFTVTDGRTVRGGLKAGPDHQFCPECMSWMFTTAKEIEGFVNVRSSMFDDAKKHRPYVEMFLAEAMPGATSGAVRSYEGFPKENEFPGLIADYAEWDGRMMA
- the nhaA gene encoding Na+/H+ antiporter NhaA — encoded protein: MASGPDEVQSREKLAGIFLMAAAAAALLIANSGLAGPYHSLLETRLGPALPRLGVLSLHEWIADGLMAVFFLLVGLEVKREWYDGRLSTAAERRLPIIAAAAGMAVPAMVYLAVTGADPAVIRGWAIPSATDIAFAVGILALLGKSANPSLKLVLVAIAVIDDIGAVIIIALVYTASLDAFAIAAAVAIVGLMAMMNLLGVRRLFPYMIAFVALWVAMLASGVHATISGVLAALTIPLGRGEEQSPLKRLEHAIHPWVMLGIMPLFGLASAGVHIGGFGEVLQPVPLAIIAGLFIGKQAGVFGSIWLMVRLGIATRKPSTPWIQIYGAALLTGVGFTMSLFIGALAFNDPDLVDSARLGTIVGSLLAGLAGWAVLYFSKPFVAEDDRAEAREIFAGDFEGGTQGEAG
- a CDS encoding alpha/beta hydrolase yields the protein MNRIAIALLALCIAGSAQSQPATPPEPIVIGNSLHLKSSALGEDRTINVVLPASYWKETVKRFPVLYLIDGGVDQDLLHVAGVLQLNSAWGRSSEAILVGIATKDRRRELTGVTHDPELLKKYPTAGSSAKFRAFIRDEVKPLVERSYRTNGYDAVIGESLAGLFILETYADEPGLFDAYGAISPSLWWDKEALSKRVAPTLGSRQEGRRLYFAVADEGAEMRAADDRVAAALKAKARGWCFNVRNDLAHSTIYQQLTPQALQFLLPPAEAPPPEFGFEVQCSQRS
- a CDS encoding YybH family protein — its product is MKHAILLPGLLAATFPALATAPQVDPVVAQAAPFIDRANSEWGTAVVSGDPDALSAPYAEDGIFIGPDGKVTVGKAAIRAMYAARPKSARILEASARSDGRVAADADDVYEWGSASATVKTDAGVTKKSLGRFLTVWHRQASVWLITRNIAF
- a CDS encoding acetyl-CoA carboxylase biotin carboxylase subunit; this translates as MFSKILIANRGEIACRVMRTAKRMGIKTVAVYSDADARAPHVLMADEAVRIGPPPASESYLKAELIIDACKATGAEAVHPGYGFLSERESFAKALKKAGITFIGPPPKAIAAMGDKIESKKLARDAGVNIVPGYLDDITTTKDALKIAKDIGYPVMMKASAGGGGKGMRLAWNETDVREGFDSVKREGLNSFGDDRVFIEKFIEQPRHIEIQVLGDQHGNVLYLGERECSIQRRHQKVVEEAPSPFVTPEMRRAMGEQAVALAKAVGYYSAGTVELIVSGADPTGKSFYFLEMNTRLQVEHPVTEEVTGLDLVEQMIRVAAGEKLAFSQDDVKLDGWAVETRVYAEDPYRGFLPSTGRLTRYTRPARADGDIRVRVDDGVTEGSEISMFYDPMVAKLITWGPNREAAIDAQIAALDAFELDGIGDNVDFLTALMQHPRYRSGDITTNFIAEEYPEGFTGAPANAELLSDIAVIGGMIGAISDERAAGVDHQLGPPVVPPSERVVIVDGDQHKVRIKPYEGGTLAVVNGGELIDVIARWSPGQRLLSASIDGRMRTVKVMKNGRGWTLNTRGASHRVQVLPPHVAELSKHMIEKPAPDLSRLLLAPMPGLLTKLDVAVGDKVEPGQPVAVMEAMKMENILRAPKAATVKATPAMAGDSLAVNQVIVEFE
- a CDS encoding electron transfer flavoprotein subunit beta/FixA family protein codes for the protein MKLLVAVKRVIDFNVKPRVKMDGSGVDLANVKMSMNPFDEIAVEEAIRLKEKGVATEIVAVSIGPAKAQETLRTALAMGADRAILVQTDEEVEPLGVAKILAKIAEEEKPEMIVLGKQAIDDDNNATGQMLAALLGWPQGTFASKVEAGDGKVKVTREVDGGLETEELKVPAVVTTDLRLNEPRYASLPNIMKAKSKPLATKTPDELGVDIGRRLEVLKVAEPPKRQAGIKVGSVDELVERLKGMGIAK
- a CDS encoding electron transfer flavoprotein subunit alpha/FixB family protein, whose protein sequence is MSVLVLVEHDGKSVRDATLATVTAASKLGEVHALVVGANVASVADEAGKIAGVSKVLLADAAHLDHELPEEVAPVAAKLIAGYDAFVVPATTTGKNIAPRVAALLDVMQITDILSVEGPDTFTRPIYAGNAIATVKSSDAKKVITVRTTAFEKAAREGGSASVEKVDGGQPAGLSSFVGLEASESERPELTSAKVIVSGGRAFGSSGDFHKLLDPLADKLGAAVGASRAAVDAGYAPNDYQVGQTGKIVAPEVYIAIGISGAIQHLAGMKDSKVIVAINKDEEAPIFQVADIGLVGDLFKIVPELTEKL
- a CDS encoding DMT family transporter, whose product is MNPSAGASFTAIALMMIVVGMGIPVTAALNAGLGTHIQSPVTASVILFAVGLVMTALVLAFVGLPSRGVFTGLSPWYYLAALGVVFYVLSVTWSAPKIGVGNAIFFVLLGQLVAAAIIDHFGLFGAVKSTLTMQRGIGLVVMAVGVYLAKKPV
- a CDS encoding histone deacetylase family protein is translated as MRCFWDERQRAHVPQGEFFNGKMHAAAEHRGRIDAMLDAIGATELPDDRGIEPLQRVHSADYLDFLRSAHEQWVTAGREGDAFPYSFPIVRRRPQAFDRIDASLGYYGFDTSSPIGPGTWEAAYWSAQTALAALHATLDEGGAFGLCRPPGHHSGSDYFGGYCYLNNAAIAAEAALASGRERVAILDVDYHHGNGTQDIFYSRSDVFFASIHADPATDYPFFWGRADETGEGDGAGANLNLPLVRGTRWPEYERALGTALDGLGNSAPDLLIVSFGADTWGGDPISHFQLETADYRSISTRIASAGLPTLVLMEGGYAVEALGANVAEFLSGF